The Phoenix dactylifera cultivar Barhee BC4 chromosome 9, palm_55x_up_171113_PBpolish2nd_filt_p, whole genome shotgun sequence genome window below encodes:
- the LOC120111923 gene encoding uncharacterized protein LOC120111923 yields MAAEVNNIPGGWPLGLERLTVRLRAMETSRAVATMPDSLCMRSDSFSSYSSSELDTESTISFFPDRSITLGSLIGIKPGDGNLRFARSILPAEMGSDPTVDLTPGSMEQHQTIISCCVCVPLVSTILAGRTTSRC; encoded by the exons ATGGCGGCAGAG GTGAACAATATACCAGGTGGTTGGCCACTAGGACTGGAGAGGTTGACCGTGAGGCTCAGGGCCATGGAGACCTCACGAGCTGTCGCCACAATGCCAGATTCACTTTGCATGCGATCAGATAGTTTTTCCTCGTACTCATCCTCTGAACTTGACACTGAG TCCACGATATCCTTCTTTCCAGACCGTAGCATTACCTTGGGCAGTTTAATTGGAATAAAACCAGGAGATGGAAATCTTCGCTTTGCCAGATCAATTCTTCCCGCAGAGATGGGAAGTGATCCAACTGTAGATTTGACACCAGGTTCCATGGAGCAGCATCAAACAATCATCtcatgttgtgtttgtgttcCATTAGTCTCAACTATTCTTGCAGGTAGGACCACTTCAAGATGCTGA
- the LOC103721579 gene encoding uncharacterized protein LOC103721579, which produces MADWASTHRLWEKWASNNIGSSGEPLKAALLLNYDPNGPSRLLSVIAEQEGTKLKAIDLHPFLDFVKRNNLQKEFFFIGSSQYLVTSIHEHWFCARCVNASKPGGEGVIVMQTGAFLLVAMYEGSISSASRAMVAADQFVWQLGRKNH; this is translated from the exons ATGGCGGATTGGGCGTCGACGCACAGATTGTGGGAGAAGTGGGCCTCCAACAACATCGGCTCTTCTG GTGAACCCCTAAAGGCGGCCCTGCTGCTTAACTACGATCCCAACGGTCCGTCACGCCTCCTGTCTGTCAT AGCAGAACAAGAGGGGACCAAATTGAAGGCCATTGATTTGCACCCATTCCTCGACTTTGTGAAACGGAACAATCTCCAGAAGGAGTTCTTCTTTATTGGATCAAGCCAGT ATTTAGTTACATCGATACATGAGCACTGGTTCTGTGCTCGGTGTGTGAATGCATCAAAACCTGGTGGTGAAGGTGTTATAGTTATGCAGACTGGAGCTTTTCTGCTGGTTGCAAT GTATGAAGGTTCAATCAGTTCAGCATCTCGGGCAATGGTGGCTGCTGATCAATTTGTGTGGCAGTTGGGTCGAAAAAACCATTGA
- the LOC103721496 gene encoding nuclear cap-binding protein subunit 2 gives MASLFKDPSKVSAYRDRRFPGSQEEYEHALQTSTTVYLGNLSFYTTEEQIYELFSRAGEIKKIIMGLDKNTKTPCGFSFVLYYSREDAEDAVKYISGTILDDRPIRVDFDWGFEEGRQWGRGRSGGQVRDEYRTDYDPGRGGYGKMVQRELEAQRQLVDYGTGSLGAFQPHMPSHYGRHGGDRGHGGLHRQSRDYHRKRYRDDDERSAPEMSRRMSDYESRRTSDYDSRPEKNPRFRDSGDSDDDDDDDRKRRR, from the exons ATGGCTTCTTTGTTCAAG GATCCAAGCAAGGTATCGGCGTACCGGGACCGGAGGTTTCCGGGCAGCCAAGAGGAGTACGAGCACGCGCTGCAGACGTCGACGACCGTGTACCTGGGCAACCTGTCGTTCTACACGACGGAGGAGCAGATTTACGAGCTCTTCTCCCGTGCCGGAGAGATCAAGAAGATCATAATGGGCTTGGATAAGAACACCAAGACTCCGTGCGGCTTCTCCTTTGTCTT GTACTATTCTAGGGAGGATGCTGAGGATGCAGTCAAATATATCAGTGGGACAATTCTCGATGATCGCCCGATTCGTGTAGATTTTGATTGGGGATTTGAAGAAGGCAGACAATGGGGTCGTGGCCGAAGTGGCGGACAA GTGAGAGATGAGTATCGCACAGATTATGATCCTG GTCGTGGTGGATATGGAAAGATGGTCCAGAGGGAGCTGGAAGCACAGAGACAGTTAGTAGATTATGGTACAGGGTCATTGGGCGCTTTCCAACCTCATATGCCATCACACT ATGGTAGACATGGTGGAGACCGTGGGCATGGAGGCTTGCACAGACAAAGTAGAG ATTATCATCGGAAACGGTATCGGGATGATGATGAACGATCTGCACCTGAGATGTCAAGGAGGATGTCTGACTATGAATCAAGGAGAACCTCAGATTATGATTCCAGACCG gagAAGAACCCCCGCTTTCGAGATAGCGGtgactctgatgatgatgatgatgatgataggaAACGGCGTCGTTAA
- the LOC103721423 gene encoding uncharacterized protein At4g28440-like isoform X2, with product MATVGQQQQEGGAAKPALRKPVFTKVDQLKPGTSGHTLTVKVVSSKTVLQKGRAASSYLRQTRIAECLVGDETGTIVFTARNDQVDMMTAGSTVILRNAKIDMFKGSMRLVVDKWGRVEVTEPATFTVKEDNNLSLVEYELVNVAEE from the exons ATGGCGACGGTGGGGCAGCAACAGCAGGAAGGAGGCGCGGCGAAGCCGGCGTTGAGGAAGCCGGTGTTCACGAAGGTGGACCAACTGAAGCCCGGGACGAGCGGTCACACGCTCACGGTCAAGGTCGTCAGCTCAAAGACGGTGCTTCAGAAAGGCCGCGCCGCCTCCTCCTACCTCCGCCAGACCCGGATCGCCGAGTGTCTCGTTGGCGATGAGACCGGCACCATCGTCTTCACCGCCCGCAACGATCAGG TTGATATGATGACAGCTGGCTCGACTGTGATCCTGCGGAATGCAAAGATTGATATGTTCAAGGGGTCAATGAGGCTGGTAGTTGACAAGTGGGGTCGCGTGGAGGTTACTGAACCTGCAACTTTTACAGTAAAGGAGGACAATAATTTATCTCTAGTGGAGTATGAGCTGGTGAATGTAGCGGAAGAGTGA
- the LOC103721423 gene encoding uncharacterized protein At4g28440-like isoform X1, whose product MATVGQQQQEGGAAKPALRKPVFTKVDQLKPGTSGHTLTVKVVSSKTVLQKGRAASSYLRQTRIAECLVGDETGTIVFTARNDQGSIYTLTVDMMTAGSTVILRNAKIDMFKGSMRLVVDKWGRVEVTEPATFTVKEDNNLSLVEYELVNVAEE is encoded by the exons ATGGCGACGGTGGGGCAGCAACAGCAGGAAGGAGGCGCGGCGAAGCCGGCGTTGAGGAAGCCGGTGTTCACGAAGGTGGACCAACTGAAGCCCGGGACGAGCGGTCACACGCTCACGGTCAAGGTCGTCAGCTCAAAGACGGTGCTTCAGAAAGGCCGCGCCGCCTCCTCCTACCTCCGCCAGACCCGGATCGCCGAGTGTCTCGTTGGCGATGAGACCGGCACCATCGTCTTCACCGCCCGCAACGATCAGGGTTCGATATATACCCTCACGG TTGATATGATGACAGCTGGCTCGACTGTGATCCTGCGGAATGCAAAGATTGATATGTTCAAGGGGTCAATGAGGCTGGTAGTTGACAAGTGGGGTCGCGTGGAGGTTACTGAACCTGCAACTTTTACAGTAAAGGAGGACAATAATTTATCTCTAGTGGAGTATGAGCTGGTGAATGTAGCGGAAGAGTGA